One window from the genome of Maylandia zebra isolate NMK-2024a linkage group LG18, Mzebra_GT3a, whole genome shotgun sequence encodes:
- the cldn1 gene encoding claudin-1: MANAGVQLLGFILALIGCFGVIAATIMVQWKASAYVGDNIITAQAMYEGLWQTCASQSTGQVQCKVYDSLLQLPGNVQGTRGLMVSSIVLCFISILVAVMGMKCTTVMSDSPELKDKVALSGGIIFILAGLLALAGTSWFGSNIAKEFYNPFTPTNSRYEFGSALYVGWASAILVIIGGAFLSCHCPKQDAGPAQRYPQSHPAGGKNYV; the protein is encoded by the exons ATGGCAAACGCTGGAGTGCAGCTTCTCGGATTCATACTGGCCCTCATTGGCTGCTTTGGCGTCATCGCGGCCACAATCATGGTGCAGTGGAAAGCTTCAGCCTACGTTGGGGACAACATCATCACGGCTCAGGCGATGTATGAAGGGCTTTGGCAGACCTGTGCGAGTCAGAGCACCGGACAAGTTCAGTGTAAAGTGTATGACTCCCTCCTCCAGCTGCCAG GAAACGTACAGGGCACACGAGGGCTGATGGTGTCGTCCATCGTGCTGTGCTTCATTTCCATCCTGGTGGCAGTGATGGGTATGAAGTGCACTACGGTCATGAGCGACTCTCCAGAGCTGAAGGATAAGGTGGCCCTGAGTGGAGGGATTATCTTTATTCTTGCTG GTCTGCTTGCCCTGGCGGGAACTTCCTGGTTTGGCAGCAACATAGCAAAGGAATTCTACAATCCATTCACTCCGACTAACTCCAG GTATGAGTTTGGAAGTGCCCTGTACGTCGGCTGGGCATCTGCCATTCTCGTCATCATCGGAGGGGCCTTCCTCAGCTGCCACTGCCCCAAGCAGGATGCTGGGCCGGCTCAACGCTACCCCCAGTCCCACCCTGCGGGAGGCAAAAACTACGTGTAG